A single window of Danio rerio strain Tuebingen ecotype United States chromosome 15, GRCz12tu, whole genome shotgun sequence DNA harbors:
- the LOC103908881 gene encoding T-lymphocyte activation antigen CD80: MSLKQRCYYRYRLALVFLTLVLVSASHGDNSQPKNISAVVGRSVTFRCPWNLSIPVYRLYIQKLGKLQKPLFINGFNNGKKLAVSPEYQDRTEVNQAELSMEMTNIKLSDEGSYECFVFSSTSSPGIFQINLKVTAEFSTPSVEAECGEHNPEKGWSCQVSCGAGGGYPRSDVIWAGLNQSMMIVLDDSSSEDPASKTWSVNQTIKYTCERPDNVSCEIGGAVSQTITICKSAMGFDLFCL, encoded by the exons ATGAGTTTAAAACAGCGCTGCTATTACAGATACAG ATTGGCCTTGGTCTTCTTGACCTTGGTTCTGGTTTCAGCTTCACATG GTGACAACAGTCAACCGAAAAACATCTCGGCTGTTGTAGGTCGCAGTGTTACCTTCAGATGTCCTTGGAACCTCAGTATTCCTGTTTACAGATTGTACATTCAGAAACTTGGAAAACTTCAGAAGCCTCTGTTCATCAATGGTTTTAATAATGGCAAGAAGCTAGCAGTGTCTCCAGAGTACCAGGACAGAACAGAAGTGAACCAAGCGGAGCTCAGCATGGAGATGACAAACATCAAACTTTCTGATGAAGGATCatatgaatgttttgttttttcctcaaCAAGCAGTCCTGGTATATTCCAGATCAATCTCAAAGTCACAG CTGAATTCAGCACTCCATCTGTGGAGGCCGAGTGCGGCGAGCACAATCCCGAAAAGGGGTGGAGCTGTCAGGTGAGCTGCGGGGCTGGGGGCGGGTACCCACGTAGTGATGTCATATGGGCAGGGCTTAACCAGAGTATGATGATCGTCCTTGACGACAGCTCTTCGGAAGATCCTGCATCCAAAACATGGAGCGTCAACCAAACCATCAAGTACACCTGCGAGCGTCCGGACAATGTCAGCTGTGAAATAGGGGGCGCTGTTTCCCAAACCATCACTATATGCAAGTCAGCTATGggatttgatttgttttgtttgtga